Proteins found in one Aquibium microcysteis genomic segment:
- a CDS encoding TadE/TadG family type IV pilus assembly protein — protein MAESLRARLRRCLARARDAEAGLSSVEFALIAPVLIVIMAGIADVGDLLVSRSDVSSAVSAGSNFLLVNAGRVAEAPEEVARQTAAVAANRLPGGGVVRVIVNGDLTVVNRDGRFSTEGSAASAARCFCATPSGTAMSFGSALECGRPCGTGGYASRYVQIVVSRSFEPKFGGLLLVSSGDSITVDSTVSVP, from the coding sequence ATGGCGGAATCCCTGCGCGCGCGGCTGCGGCGCTGCCTCGCCCGCGCCCGCGACGCCGAGGCGGGCCTGTCCAGCGTGGAGTTCGCGCTGATCGCACCGGTGCTCATCGTCATCATGGCAGGAATAGCCGACGTCGGCGATCTGCTGGTCTCCCGGTCCGACGTCAGCTCCGCCGTGTCGGCGGGCTCGAATTTCCTCCTGGTCAATGCGGGCCGCGTGGCGGAAGCTCCCGAAGAGGTCGCGCGCCAGACCGCCGCAGTCGCCGCGAACCGCCTTCCCGGCGGCGGGGTCGTGCGCGTCATCGTCAACGGCGACCTCACGGTGGTCAACCGGGACGGACGCTTCTCGACCGAAGGGAGTGCCGCATCCGCTGCCCGGTGCTTCTGCGCCACGCCGTCGGGCACCGCCATGTCGTTCGGAAGCGCGCTCGAATGCGGCCGGCCCTGCGGGACGGGCGGCTACGCATCCCGGTACGTGCAGATCGTCGTGTCGCGCAGTTTCGAACCGAAGTTCGGCGGCCTCCTCCTGGTCTCGTCGGGCGATTCCATCACCGTCGATTCCACCGTGAGCGTGCCGTGA
- a CDS encoding TadE/TadG family type IV pilus assembly protein → MRRALRRFLACRAGSSAVEVAILALPMFALLFGSIEGGRAYWTSQAVKDVATSVARCIGIAQPECAPGGTFDAAQARTYAVAAARGLGVLLDPDLVEIDGEGTCAGIGGFAVVTVSYRFLSPVGFVFPEDIVMTGQSCFPVAGG, encoded by the coding sequence GTGAGACGCGCGCTGCGCCGCTTCCTCGCCTGCCGTGCCGGGTCCAGCGCGGTGGAGGTCGCCATCCTGGCGCTGCCGATGTTCGCGCTGCTGTTCGGAAGCATCGAAGGCGGGAGGGCCTACTGGACCAGCCAGGCCGTCAAGGACGTGGCCACCTCGGTCGCCCGGTGCATCGGCATTGCCCAGCCGGAATGCGCGCCCGGCGGGACCTTCGACGCGGCGCAGGCCCGCACCTACGCCGTCGCCGCCGCGCGAGGGCTCGGCGTCCTTCTCGATCCGGATCTGGTCGAGATCGACGGGGAGGGCACCTGCGCGGGCATCGGCGGCTTCGCCGTCGTGACCGTGTCCTACAGGTTCCTCTCGCCCGTCGGCTTCGTCTTCCCGGAAGACATCGTCATGACGGGACAGTCATGCTTTCCGGTGGCGGGAGGCTGA
- the leuD gene encoding 3-isopropylmalate dehydratase small subunit, translating to MDKFTTLTSIAAPLPETHLDTDVIFPARFLLLPDKKGLGEQLFNERRTNRDGKGEAPRFVLDTPPWNEARILVTGRAFGTGSSREQAVWSLADFGIRCVIAPSFGEIFFSNCFKNGVLPIVLDEAAHASVMAEADAARPLTIDLEAQEIRFQDGRTLPFAIDPHRRRTLIEGLDEIGLILADDLAEISDFEARQRQERPWLHLTRDQLAYLDDVGEELR from the coding sequence ATGGACAAGTTCACCACGCTCACCAGCATCGCCGCCCCCCTGCCCGAGACGCATCTCGACACCGACGTGATCTTCCCCGCCCGCTTCCTGCTCCTGCCGGACAAGAAGGGGCTGGGCGAACAGCTGTTCAACGAGCGCCGCACCAACCGCGACGGCAAGGGCGAGGCCCCGCGCTTCGTGCTCGACACGCCGCCGTGGAACGAGGCCCGCATCCTCGTCACCGGCCGCGCCTTCGGCACCGGCTCCAGCCGCGAGCAGGCGGTGTGGTCGCTCGCCGACTTCGGCATCCGCTGCGTGATCGCGCCGAGCTTCGGCGAAATCTTCTTTTCCAACTGCTTCAAGAACGGCGTGCTGCCGATCGTGCTCGACGAGGCCGCGCATGCGTCGGTGATGGCCGAGGCCGACGCCGCGCGGCCGCTGACGATCGACCTCGAGGCGCAGGAGATCCGCTTCCAGGACGGCCGCACGCTGCCCTTCGCCATCGACCCGCACCGCAGGCGCACGCTCATCGAGGGCCTCGACGAGATCGGCCTGATCCTCGCCGACGACCTCGCCGAGATTTCGGATTTCGAGGCCCGGCAGCGGCAGGAGCGTCCCTGGCTGCACCTGACGCGGGACCAGCTGGCATATCTCGACGACGTGGGGGAGGAACTGCGGTAG
- the leuC gene encoding 3-isopropylmalate dehydratase large subunit, whose amino-acid sequence MTGRTLYDKVWDSHAVKTYGDGSTLLYVDRHLVQEVSSPQAFDGLKAMGRPLRRPDAHVAVADHAVPTRMRHKPLPDGLAARQVARLVDNAKAFGVPYIPMNDRRHGIVHVIGPELGFTLPGATLVCGDSHTCTHGAFGAIAFGIGASECETVFATQTIRQTKQKRMRVQLLGALRPGVTVKDIILALIAKIGTGGGFGHAIEYAGPAIAALSMEARMTLCNMSIEAGSRVGMVAPDETTFAYLKGRPLAPTGALWERAVAEWRTLASDADAVFDREVELDVSAIAPHVSWGTTPEETLPVTGAVPDPAAEADPARRARLQKSLDYMGLTPGMPLTQIAIDRVFIGSCTNGRIEDLRRAAGVLSGRSVAPGVQAIVVPGSAGVRIQAEAEGLDRIFRDAGFEWRASGCSMCVAMNDDRLSEGERCASTSNRNFEGRQGKGGRTHLMSPEMAAAAAVAGRLADVRDLRS is encoded by the coding sequence ATGACAGGACGGACGCTCTACGACAAGGTTTGGGACAGCCACGCGGTCAAGACCTACGGCGACGGCTCGACGCTGCTCTACGTCGACCGCCACCTCGTGCAGGAGGTGTCGAGTCCCCAGGCCTTCGACGGCCTGAAGGCGATGGGCCGGCCCCTGCGCCGGCCCGACGCGCACGTGGCGGTGGCCGACCACGCGGTGCCGACGCGGATGCGCCACAAGCCGCTGCCCGACGGGCTCGCCGCACGGCAGGTGGCGCGGCTCGTCGACAATGCGAAGGCCTTCGGCGTGCCCTACATCCCGATGAACGACCGCCGGCACGGCATCGTCCACGTGATCGGTCCGGAGCTCGGCTTCACGTTGCCCGGGGCGACGCTGGTCTGCGGCGACAGCCACACCTGCACGCACGGCGCCTTCGGGGCGATCGCCTTCGGCATCGGCGCCAGCGAATGCGAGACGGTGTTCGCCACCCAGACCATCCGCCAGACCAAGCAGAAGCGCATGCGCGTCCAGCTCCTCGGCGCGCTCCGACCCGGCGTGACGGTGAAGGACATCATCCTGGCGCTGATCGCGAAGATCGGTACCGGCGGCGGCTTCGGCCACGCCATCGAATATGCAGGGCCGGCGATCGCGGCGCTCTCCATGGAGGCGCGCATGACGCTCTGCAACATGTCGATCGAGGCCGGCAGCCGGGTGGGCATGGTGGCGCCCGACGAGACCACCTTCGCCTATCTGAAGGGCCGGCCGCTGGCACCGACGGGCGCGCTGTGGGAGCGCGCGGTGGCGGAATGGCGCACGCTCGCCAGCGACGCCGACGCCGTGTTCGACCGCGAGGTGGAGCTCGACGTCTCGGCGATCGCGCCGCACGTCTCCTGGGGCACGACGCCGGAGGAGACGCTGCCGGTGACGGGCGCCGTGCCCGACCCCGCCGCCGAGGCCGACCCGGCGCGGCGCGCGCGGCTGCAGAAGAGCCTCGACTACATGGGGCTCACCCCCGGCATGCCGCTCACGCAGATCGCCATCGACCGGGTGTTCATCGGCTCGTGCACCAACGGCCGCATCGAGGACCTGCGGCGGGCCGCCGGCGTGCTGTCGGGCCGCAGCGTCGCGCCCGGCGTGCAGGCCATCGTGGTGCCGGGCTCGGCCGGCGTGCGCATCCAGGCCGAGGCCGAAGGGCTCGACCGCATCTTCCGCGACGCCGGCTTCGAGTGGCGGGCCTCCGGCTGCTCGATGTGCGTGGCGATGAACGACGACCGGCTCTCCGAGGGCGAGCGCTGCGCCTCCACCTCCAACCGCAATTTCGAAGGCCGCCAGGGCAAGGGCGGTCGCACGCACCTGATGAGCCCCGAAATGGCGGCGGCCGCGGCCGTGGCCGGGCGGCTCGCCGACGTGCGCGACCTCAGGAGCTGA